One genomic window of Camelina sativa cultivar DH55 chromosome 5, Cs, whole genome shotgun sequence includes the following:
- the LOC104788210 gene encoding jacalin-related lectin 39-like, with amino-acid sequence MAYRHARYTSSFVAQTGTEWDDGAYVKVRKIKASHNGSGITLVQFDYIDGNKALVKGPDHGKRFVLPDDFGRSNPDAWSVTKEFSLAEDEYIHTVVAYITNCVRKIEFETSKRIIKFGVEANDPEIEELRATYGDIDKRPIVGFHGKSGIHYLHELGVYLRPHQS; translated from the exons ATGGCATATCGTCATGCTCGATATACTTCGAGCTTTGTTGCTCAGACTGGAACCGAGTGGGACGATGGGGCCTACGTAAAGGTTAGGAAGATAAAAGCAAGTCACAATGGCAGTGGTATCACCTTGGTTCAGTTTGACTATATCGACGGCAACAAAGCTCTTGTAAAAGGTCCTGATCACGGGAAGCGTTTTGTATTGCCTGACGATTTCGGGAGGAGTAATCCAGACGCGTGGTCCGTAACAAAAGAG ttTTCGCTAGCTGAAGACGAATACATCCACACCGTGGTAGCATATATCACAAATTGTGTGAGGAAGATTGAGTTCGAGACGAGCAAGCGAATCATTAAGTTCGGAGTCGAGGCAAACGACCCAGAAATTGAAGAACTACGGGCCACATATGGCGATATAGACAAACGCCCGATCGTCGGCTTCCATGGCAAATCTGGGATTCATTACCTTCATGAACTCGGTGTCTACCTTCGTCCTCATcaatcttaa
- the LOC104788211 gene encoding diphthamide biosynthesis protein 2-like, with protein MELEFESRYEINRTAEFIISKSFTRIALQFPDELLKESTKVVSALKSKTRLLTDREVRFFVMADTTYGSCCIDEVGALHIDADCVVHYGQTCLSPTSVLPAFFVFGKASINVSSCVKHLIDYASKSVKPIMILYGLEYAHMIPHIREELGLSKTESHQLKFSVANVLCSFISQSKDPRESMEHPRPYSDSLSSSRNYRLGGLTWDLPEGSNIEDYLLFWIGSDSSAFANVVLTFNGCDIVRYDAEEDSLVTEFYQQRRILQRRYYLVEKAKDANIIGILVGTLGVAGYLHMIHHMQALISAAGKKSYILAMGRPNPAKLANFPECDVFIYISCAQTALLDSKEFMSPVITPFEANLAFSRGSEWTGAYLMQFQDVINSVKLESEAHSESEEPRFSFFQGGYVEDHKTNDQAKNGEEDTGETMALVQTAEKALQLKGNDHNLLTKQTTAKSGPEYFLSRAYRGLEINSDNTSPEPYIVGRSGKASGYKHE; from the exons ATGGAGTTGGAGTTTGAATCAAGGTATGAGATCAATCGTACTGCAGAGTTCATTATCAGCAAAAGCTTCACCAGAATTGCTTTACAG TTTCCGGATGAGTTGTTAAAGGAATCAACTAAGGTCGTGAGTGCTCTTAAGAGCAAAACTCGTTTGCTTACTGACAGAGAAGTCAGGTTCTTTGTTATGGCGGACACAACTTACGGTAGTTGCTGCATTGATGAAGTTGGAGCTTTGCATATTGACGCAGACTGTGTTGTTCATTACGGTCAAACATGTCTAAGCCC GACATCGGTTCTTCCAGCATTCTTCGTTTTCGGGAAAGCTTCGATCAACGTCTCAAGCTGCGTTAAGCATCTGATAGATTATGCGTCTAAGAGCGTTAAGCCTATTATG ATTCTTTATGGACTAGAATACGCCCATATGATTCCGCATATCCGAGAAGAATTAGGATTGTCAAAGACCGAATCTCATCAGTTGAAGTTCTCTGTAGCCAATGTCTTGTGCTCATTTATTAGTCAATCCAAAGACCCTAGAGAGTCCATGGAGCATCCGAGACCATATAGTGATAGCTTATCCTCATCTAGAAACTATAGACTGGGAGGGCTAACTTGGGACTTGCCAGAAGGAAGCAACATCGAGGACTATCTACTTTTCTGGATCGGTTCTGACAGTTCAGCTTTCGCCAATGTAGTACTCACCTTCAATGGTTGTGACAtag TCAGATatgatgctgaagaagattcTTTGGTGACGGAATTTTATCAACAAAGAAGGATACTTCAGCGACG ATATTACTTGGTGGAAAAAGCCAAGGATGCGAATATTATTGGTATTTTGGTAGGGACTCTTGGTGTTG CTGGTTACCTTCATATGATTCACCATATGCAAGCACTCATATCTGCAGCTGGCAAAAAATCTTACATTCTTGCCATGGGACGACCTAATCCGGCCAAACTCGCAAACTTCCCCGAG TGCGATGTATTCATCTACATCTCATGTGCCCAAACCGCTCTTTTAGATAGCAAAGAGTTCATGTCCCCTGTCATAACTCCGTTCGAAGCCAATCTTGCTTTTAGCAG AGGGAGTGAATGGACTGGTGCATACCTAATGCAATTCCAAGACGTGATCAACTCTGTAAAATTAGAATCAGAAGCACATAGCGAATCAGAGGAGCCACGGTTCTCCTTCTTTCAGGGTGGTTACGTAGAAGATCACAAGACAAACG ATCAAGCTAagaatggagaagaagacaCAGGAGAGACAATGGCATTGGTACAAACTGCAGAGAAAGCATTGCAATTGAAAGGCAATGATCATAACTTGCTCACTAAACAAACCACTGCAAAATCAGGACCCGAGTATTTCCTCAGCCGTGCTTATCGCGGTTTGGAGATAAATAGTGATAATACTTCGCCGGAGCCTTACATAGTCGGGAGAAGCGGGAAGGCGTCAGGGTATAAGCACGAGTAG
- the LOC104789787 gene encoding F-box/LRR-repeat protein At3g60040-like, with the protein MDHMYPSIRNAVERVVVELDVSIEPTYGVILLPYEFFMSKTLVKLTLGTRVSFGKFPSDLSLPALKSLILDSVIFEYEDLCHVLLPGCPVLEDLVVRHKYFEALPYCISSRSIKKLSVHYDCELELGPYSIMSFDAPSLVSLDYSDYALAIYEQVNLASLVEAKLDIRYSKRIERPDVSSLIEGICNVETLHLSPGSVDVSLPLSFFLCNFVKSLDILSKCVCVCFR; encoded by the coding sequence ATGGATCATATGTACCCCTCGATACGTAATGCCGTAGAGCGTGTTGTAGTGGAGCTTGACGTTAGTATTGAGCCTACCTATGGTGTCATCTTGCTGCCTTATGAGTTCTTCATGAGCAAGACATTGGTTAAGCTGACACTGGGGACACGAGTTTCTTTTGGAAAGTTTCCCTCAGATTTGTCTCTTCCAGCACTTAAGAGTCTCATCTTGGACTCGGTCATTTTCGAATATGAAGATCTGTGTCATGTGCTTCTTCCTGGTTGTCCGGTGCTCGAGGATTTAGTCGTACGTCACAAGTACTTCGAAGCACTCCCATACTGCATCTCGAGTCGGAGCATCAAGAAGCTATCAGTTCACTACGATTGTGAGCTTGAACTTGGTCCCTATAGTATTATGTCATTTGACGCCCCAAGTCTTGTGTCCTTGGACTACTCCGATTATGCCTTGGCTATATACGAACAAGTTAACTTGGCTTCCCTAGTGGAAGCTAAGCTGGATATTCGTTATTCTAAAAGAATCGAGAGGCCTGATGTATCAAGTCTCATTGAAGGGATATGCAACGTGGAGACCCTGCATCTTTCTCCCGGTTCTGTTGATGTAAGTTTGccactttctttctttctttgcaacTTTGTAAAGAGCTTGGACATTCTCtctaagtgtgtgtgtgtgtgtttcaggtga